A stretch of DNA from Parabacteroides pacaensis:
TAGGATACGGAAAACAGAAAAAAGCCAGTGTGATCGGAGCTATTTCCAGTATTCAGGTGGCGGACATAAAACAGCCGGTAGGAAAAATAAGCACGAGCTTGGCCGGACAGATGGCCGGTATTGTAGCCGTGCAACGTTCGGGCGAACCGGCAACGAGTGCCGAATTTTGGATACGGGGTATTAATACTTTCGGTGCTAATAATACGCCGTTGGTACTGGTAGACGGTATAGAACGCCCGCTCAACCTGGTAGACGCACAAGATATCGAGACGTTTTCCATCTTGAAAGATGCTACTGCCACAGCCATTTACGGAGTGCGGGGAGCTAACGGCGTTTTATTGATTACCACCCGGAAAGGAAAAGAAGGCAAACCCGTTATCAATGCCAGTGTGGAATATGGCTTCCTTTCGCCTACCCGGATGCCGGAAATGGCCGATGCCATGCAATTTATCGACATGTATAACGATGTGTACCGCGACCAGTACGGTCATCCCTATTTTACTCCGGAAATGCGGCAGAAGTATCTTTCCGGGGAAGATCCCGACCTGTATCCCAATGTCAATTGGATGAAAGAAATTTATAAAAATACTACTACCAGCCAACGGGCAAATGTCAATGTAACAGGAGGCGGTAAAAATATCCGGTATTACGTAGCAGGATCTATTTACAACGAGAACGGAGTTTTTAATGCGGTATCGGGGGATGAATACAATCCTTCTCTTAAATGGACGAAATATAATTTCCGTTCCAATATCGACATTAACCTTCACCGCACGACTGTGTTAAGTTTGTACCTGTCGAACCAGTTCGATGTAAAAAACCAGCCCAACAGCAGTAGCAGTGACCCGTGGGGCGGCGATCTGTGGCAAGTGACGTTTAAAACAGTAGCTATTGCTACTCCTAAAGTCTATTCGGATGGAAAACTGGCATGTCCGGTAGGAGCTACCAATCCTTATAATTTGTTGAACAACACCGGTTATACACAAGTGTTCAACAACAATGCCCAATCTCTGGTTTCCCTGGAGCAAGATTTTTCCGAGTTGATTACCGAAGGCCTGAAAGCCAATGTGAAATTCTCGTGGGATGCCGTCAATTCTTCCAGCGTAAACCGGTATAAAGATCCTACTACCTGGGAGGCGGCAGGACGGAATGAGAACGGGGATTTAATTTACAATTCCACCCCTTCCCATACCGGTAGAAACGAATACCTGAAAGTCTCTAACGGCAGTTGGGGAAACCGCACTATTTACCTCGAAGCCTCGCTTACCTACGAAAGGCTTTTTGCACAGAAACACCGGGTAGGAGGATTGTTCCTTTTTAATATGCGGGAACAGAATACCAATCAACCGGCTGATTATATCTCGGCGATCCCTCACCGGAATCAAGGAATTGCCGGAAGAGCTACCTATTCTTTTATGGACCGGTATTTTCTGGAGGGAAACTTCGGCTATAACGGTTCGGAAAATTTTGCACCCGGACGTCGTTTCGGATTCTTCCCGTCTATAGCGGCAGGATACCTTATCAGTAATGAAAAGTTCTGGACTTCCTTATCATCCGTTCTCAGTTCGCTGAAGTTCAAAGGGTCGTATGGAAAGGTAGGAAACGATGAAATAGGCGGGGGGCGCCGGTTTGCTTTTAATACGGAAATGCAAAATTCGAGCTCGTTTGTTTTTGGTCAAGGAGGCGAAAACAATATCGGCGGGATAGCGACAGGCTACCCCGGAAACCCCAATGTATCGTGGGAGGAAGCTACCAAGCTGAATGTAGGGGTGGAACTGGAACTTTTCCGTACCCTCAAACTTAATATCGATTATTTTCATGAAAAAAGGAACGGTATATTTATTGAACGGGAGAGTGTTCCCAGTGCAGTAGGAGTAAACGTGAATCCGTATGTGAACCTGGGCCGGATGAAAAACGAAGGGATAGATGCTTCTATGGAATATAACCGCACGATCGGCAAGGTATCCGTATCGGCACGGGGTAATTTTACGTTCAACCGTAACCTGAAATTGTACGATGACAAACCTACGCCGGTTTGGGCTTACCGGAGTTATGCAGGGAGGCCTTATTTACAGGATTTCGGCCTTATTGCCTTAGGTTACTTCGAATCGGAACAGGATATTGCCGAAAGTCCCGTACACTCTTTCGGGAATGTCCGTCCCGGTGACATTAAATACAAAGATATTAATGGCGACGGTGTAGTAAATAGTAACGACCAGGTACCTATCGGAAGAACACCGGTTCCGGAAATCAATTATGGCTTCGGAGTAAGTGCCGGTTGGAATGGTTTCGATGTTTCCGTATTTTTCCAGGGAATAGGAAATGTAACCAACCTGATCGGCGGTCCTACGATCTGGGGTTTTTATGAAGCCAATTTCTTGCTTAACAATGTCTATTCGGATGTGGCGGATAACCGGTGGACGGTAGAGAATCCGGACCCTGCTGCCAAATATCCCCGTATGGATTTGCATGAAAATGTGAACAATAAGCAGATGTCTACGGCCAAACTCCGGGATATGAGTTTTATCCGGTTGAAAAATGCCGAAATCGGCTATACTTTCCCCAGGGAGCTTACCCGGAAAATCGGGTTTTCAACCATCCGGGTTTATGCCCAGGGAGTAAATCTTTTCACTTTCTCCAAATTCAAATTGTGGGACCCGGAGATTTCCAGTGACGAAGGCTCGCAGTATCCGAATATGAGAATCATGAATGTGGGCCTTAACTTAAACTTTTAATCTTTAAAAAAGCAAGAATATGAAACAGCAGTTTTTATATGTCCTGGTATGTTTTGCCGGGAGTATATTTTTCTCTTCCTGCGAGTCGTATCTTTCCCATTATATGGGCGACCAAATGACCATAGAAGAAGTTTTCAGCAAAAAGGAGACTACCGAGCAATATCTGGCTAAAGTTTACTCTTATTTGCCTAATGAAATCCGGGCGGTATGGGAGGCTATGACCGGTTGTAGCGATGAAGCTTATTATTCATGGACTACCGGGCAAATGTTCCAGAACCAAAACAATGGTTCATGGAGCCCGGCCCTTCCGGATTATCATCAATGGTCTCATTACTATGAAGCGATTAACCAGGCAACGGTTTTTATAGATCATGTAGATGAATGCCGGGATGAAAAGGTATCGGATATGCGCCGTGCGGAGATGAAAGCGGAAGCCCGTTTTTTACGCGCTTATTATTATTTTCTTCTTTTCCGCCAATATGGCCCCATATATATATGGGGAGACCAGGCGGCTGATATCAATATCCGTCCGGAAGAGATAGACCGGCATACGGTGGATTATTGCGTAGACTTTATAGCCGGGGAGTTTGATAAAGCAGCGGAAGATCTTTCTTTAACGGTAAACGAATCGGCATGGGGAGCGCGTGTTACTAAAGGTACCGCTTTGGCAGCCAAGTCGCGTTTGCTTTTGTATGCGGCCCGTCCGTTATATAACGGGTGTGAGTTTTATAAAGGGATGACGAACCAATGGGGCGAAAAGATGTTTCCCCAGGCAAAAGAGGATGCCAAGTGGCGGAAGGCTGCCGATGCGGCTAAAGCGGTTATCGATTTAGGGGTATACGAGTTGTATCAGGACCTAGCCGAAACGGATCCTTTGCAGCGCGGGATAAAATCTTACCAGGGTATTTATTTTAAAAAGTGGAATAAGGAATTGATTTGGGCAAGGTATTACGACGGGGAAGTTTGGAATGCCCGGTGTTTACCTTCCGGTATTTTAGAAGGCGGAATTGCGGGTTACGGACCTTCAATGAAATTGGTAGATACTTACCCGATGCAGGAGTCCGGCAGGTTTCCTGTTTCCGGATACTTGGCTGATGGAACGCCGGTGGTGGATCCGCAATCAGGGTATATAGCCGATGGTTTTACAGATAACTGGATACATCCGATTGAAAAAACGGATATAAGTGTAAAAGACCGGGAAGTACCGTTGCCTATTAAAGTACATAACAGTTGTGTAGGGAGAGATGCGCGTTTTTATGCTTCTATCCTGTTTAACGGGGCTTACTGGCAAACGCCTTATAACGGAGCTAAGCTGGTAACTTTTTATAAAGGAGGGACTTCTTCTTACGGACAAGCATCGGGCGATTTTAACAAGGTGGGCTTTCTGTTCCGTAGAATGACAGACCCGGCGAATAATTACGTAGCGAACGAATGGGGGAATTTTAGCTGGCCGTATATCCGCCTGGGTGAAGTTTATCTGAATTATGCCGAAGCTTGTAACGAAATGTCTCCCCGGAATGAGAAAGAGGCTTTGCTTTATATAAATAAAATACGGAACCGGAGCGGATTGAAGAAATTGGAAATCGCTTATCCGGAAGTCATCGGCAATCAGGAGTTATTCAGGAAGCTGCTTCAAAAAGAACGGGCGGTAGAAATGGCATTCGAGAATTTACGCTATTGGGATGAACGTACCTGGATGATTGCTGCTACCGAATGTAACGGTCCCCGGTACGGCTTGAACCTGACGGCGACTAATTATGAAGATTCCTGGAAACGTACGGATAAGAACTTTACGCCTTTGGTGTTTGAAATGAAACATTCTCTTTTCCCTATTTATCAGGGACAGTTGGATGAAATGAGAAATATTACTCAAAATACGGGATGGTAGTTGTTAAGTATTCACTTTTATAAATAATATATCTATGAAATGTTCGACTTCTTTATTATATATATTCTTTTTCCTCTTTTTCTCTACCGCCTGCGAAGACCACCGGCTGGAGGGAATGGTAGACGACCGGGTTTATTTACTGGCTTCCGGATGGCAATCGCCTGAAATGGACCGTACGGAAGCGATCTCTTATTCCGTAATAATTTATAAATCCGGGTTGGGAGTAACCGAAGCGGAAGTGGCGTTGGAGATAGATGAGACGGTTCTTGCCGAGTATAACCGGACATCGGCTAAAAAATATAGACTTCTACCGTCCGCCTGTTATAAAATGGAACGGACGACTTGCCGTATCGGTAAAGAAGCGCCGTTGGAGAAGGTGGTTGTTACGTTGGACGGCGGGGCTATTTATTTGCTACAGGGTTTGTATGCTACTGAATATGTCTTGCCATTACGCCTGATTTCCCTGAATGGTATTGCCGTGGATTCTATTCAATCGACGGTTTTGGTTGCTCCGAAAATAAATTAATAATTGACTAACTAAAGAATAAAATTATGAGAACATGTTTGATAAACCGGATAGGTGGTGTTTTTCTTTTGATGATTTGTCTGCTTGCATTTTCCCATTGCTCGAAAGATGAAGTGATTGTGCAGGAGAATAACAGTAAGATATTAGATATTTATCCTCAGGTATTGCCTTTTTCTAATTTGCAGGATACTGCGCTGGTAAATATTACGGCTCCCGGAAATAGTTGGACGGCTACGGTCTCCGATACGGTAAAATGGCTTTCGGTAGTGCAGGACGGGAACTTGTTGACTGTATATATCCAAGCCAATGCGGGGGAGAAACGGTCCACTGAAATTAAAATCGAGGCGGCCGAGGGTGACAGTCGCTTGGTTAAAGGGTTGTTGGTAATCCAAGATCCTGCTATTGTGGAAGAAAGTACCGTGATTAAGGTTCCTGATTTCAGTGATTCTTACTTATATACTATTCGTGTGAAGGGAGAAAAAATAGGGGAAATATGTAAAGAATTTCTAAAGTCCGGCGAAACGGAAGAACAGGCGGTAGTGATTTATCCGATGAAAAACGGGCAGATAGATTTAAGCGATGGGTATGTTTTGAACGGTGGAAAGGTGAGCTGGGAGGACGGAAGTTGTATTTATACGCCCGGACCGGAGAAAAACGCATCTACGGTTTATATTTTAAAAGACGGGAGTTATAGTTCCCAAGGTACTTCCAATACAGTAGATGCTGAACTGGTTCCTGAAGTATTGACAGATTTACGGGGGAATGAGACGAATGTATATGGGATTACCAAAGTGGCGGATACGTATTGGATTACCAAGAATCTGAATACGACTAAGTTTACGGATGGCTCGGATATTCCTACGAATATCAACCAATCGGATTGGAGCATGCTTTCAACTCCGGGTTGTGCTGTTTACGAATGTGACGATGCGAATGATATGAATCATCCTAATTACAGGTTCCGTGAAATAATGGGGGTATTGTATAATGCGTACGCTGTGCAGCATCCCTTGTTGGCTCCGAAGGGGTGGCGGGTTGCTACGAAGGAGGACTGGAACAGGATTGTCGAGTATTTGGGAGGTGCCGGTATAGCCGGTGCTCATATAAAAGAAACGGGTACGGATACTTGGGGGCATGGTTCCTGGGATGGGGAAGAGGATAATCTGGTGAATACCGGTGCTACTAATTACTCCGGACTAAGTTGTCGTCCGGCGGGATATAGGCATTTCTTGGCCAGGAATAATTATCATAGTATTGGCTGGTATTGTTATTTCTTTGTGAACACGCCGGTAGACGGGAAGCTGGCTATTGTTTATTGTGGCTTCGACAGTACCGGTTTCGGTTTTGGCGCAGAGCCGCTGGAAGAAGGATGTCCGATCAGGTTAGTGAGGGAATAAGAGTTTGATAATTATAAGAATTCTATCTTGTCAACTGTACCCTTTTCGCTTATTGCTGTCATGGCGGGCACCGACCCGCCATCTCCGATCAATAAGGACGCCTTTTGTCTATCGGAGATCCCGCGTCAAGCGCGGGATGACAGAAGTAGGCGTAAGCTGCTCTTGGGTTAATTCGTTATCAGTAGTTCTATTCCTTTGAAGAGGCAAACAAATCGGTAATGACGAACCCTTTCCATAGGGCCCATTTATCCATCCTTGTCATCCCGCGCTTGACGCGGGATCTCCGATCGCAAAAGCCGGCTTGTGTTGATGTAAGATTCCGCGTCAAGCGCGGAATGACAGGAGGCTAAAAGTTAGTTGGACAAAAATCTTTTTACTCCTTCCAGATATTGCTTATTCAATTCAACATAATCTTTGGAAGGGAAGTAGACATGAGAGATTTTTAAGTTGGGATGTAAGACAAAATAGTAGGGTTTACCATAATTTTCGGCAAGCCAGTTAAACGCATCTGCGGAAATGCCTAAAATAGGAATTTTTATCTGGTTCTTTTTGGCGTATACATACAGTTCTCTTTTTATAAGATGCGAACAAAGGATATAAGCTGATTCCGGAGTATCTTTAAAGGCATCTTGTAATTCCTTTAATTCGTTTTTGTCACAAGCACTGCACTCTATTTTATAAAGGCATATAAGTATGGGTTTCCCTTGCCCCAATTCGGATATTTTCTTTTCATGATGATTCTCCAGATAGGTGATATCCGGTGCATACAGTCCGTTCATTTCGGATCCTATTTTAAAGTTGTGATAATAAAAATCTTGCTTTATCTGTAGGTCGGAGACTAAATTCGTTAAGTTGGATTGAACTCGATCTGTCTTTTTATTTTTATTTAATAAGTAGAAACTAAAAAAGAAAAGAATGATACAAGCTGTCGTTAATAAAGTTATTTTACGTTTTTCCATGATTTATATTCTTTTGAATGAGTATGTCAGGTGCTGTTGCGGATAAGGATTTGTGCTATTGGGGATCCATGTTTTTATTCCTTATTCCATAGAAATTCTGTTTTATATTTGAATTTAAATTTCATAGATCGGAGGCCTTTTAATAAGCCCTTTTGAAGTGACTTACTTTTTAAATTCATAAATAAATAGAACCGGGTTGTTGTCTTCTGTCATTTTGCTTCCGATATGGATTATTTCTTCTACTAATTTCGGATGTTCTTTTTTAAATTTTTTTGCTTCTATTTTATCAGGCTGTGCGATAATCAGGTCTGCTATTTTTTTAATGTATGAAGGCTCGTCAATGGAGCAAACGATCTTATTTGTATTCTCCAAAGGAAAATAGAAAGTGAACAGGTCGTTAAAAAGAGGATTCCATGTAGAATTTATCATTTGCTTATAACCGGTCAGTATGTTGGCTGTTTTATCATATAGACAAATTCCCCTATTGGTATAAAACATCATATAATTGTCGGTATCAACAACATTTGTCATGGAAAATATGTAGTCGTGTTTTCTACATTCCTGTGCTACAACTTCTGTTTTTTCCTCTTTTGTTAACCAATCAGGAACTGAATGCTCTTTAAAATCTACCTGATATTTTTTTATAACTTCCCCATTTTTCAACTCATATATGGAATTATCATAACGCCGTACAAATAAAATATTTTTTCCTCGGCTAAACAAATTTCCATTTGCATAGTAAAAGTTTTTTATGTTTAATGATTCAAGTCTCTCTCTTTTTTCGCCTGTTTTCGTGTTTAAAATATGAAGTTGATAATCTTCGATTTTCAATGTTCCTTTTTCAAAATAAATATAATTACCATCCGTTGTTAGTTTCAAATAAAAATCTGGAAGACTTTCCTCTTTTATAAATGTACCATCGTATGTAAAATACATCCGTTTTTCTGGAATATCACACAAAAGTATAATATGTTTTTTAATAGGATCAATAGTAAAGTCACAAATTTGACTATATTCTCCGGGGCCTTGGCCTTTACTATCTATTTTACTGATATATTTTCCGGTTATATCAAATATGAATATATTATGTAATTGTCTGTCATAAATAAACAGTCTGTTATCATCCGTAAATATCCTTCTTATACTTGTCATAAGTGACTCCTCAGTAGTTTCCAACACAATTGCTTGCGGTTCTTTAAAGTAAACTGTATCTTGAAATGATTCTTTTATCGATGACAAAGTAATGGTTTTAACCCCCTTAGAATCAATCCCCGAGTTTTGAGCATTCCCCTTAAAATTGGAAAATAAGATAAGGAATACGCATAGAGTTGTAATTATAAGTTCTTTTTTCATATCTGCTAATTTTAAATTTTCATACTTTATTCACATTGTAAGGATAAAAATAGTGCTACTTTTTACCTCCTTCTGTCATTCTAGTCTTTGAATTCATAAATGAATAAAACCGGATTATTATCATCTGTCATTTTGCTTCCAAGATTCATTATTACTTTTACATATTCAGGATGTTCTTTTTTTACTTTTTTTATTTCTATTTCATCAGAATGTTCGGTAAGTCTTTTTGCTATACGTTTAATGAATGAAGGATCTTCGATGGAACAAACGATCTTATTTGTATTCTCAAGAAGAAAATAAAAAGTAAATGGGTAATTCATAGGCCCTAATGTAGAATTTATCATTTGTTTATAACCCATCAATACATTATTTTTTTTGTCATATAGACAAATTCCTCTATTTGTATAAAACATCATGTAGTTATCGTTATCAATAACACTAGTCATAGAAAATATGTAATCGTACTTACTACACTCATTCGATATAACTCTTGCTTCTTCCTCTATCATTAACCGGTCAGGAAAAGAATGCTTTTTGAAATCTATATGGTATTTTTCTGCAATTTCTCCGTTTTTTAATTCGTATATAGAATAATCATACCGCCGCACATATAAAATGTCTTTTCCCTGGCTAAATAAGTTTCCTGGTGTATAGAAATTATTTTTTATGTTTAACGCTTTTAGTCTTTCTTGTTTTTTACCTGTTTTTGTGTTTAAAATATGAAGTTGATAGTCATTGGCTTCTAATATTCCTTTTTCAAAATAAATATAATTACCATCCGTTGTTAGTTTCAAATAAAAATCTGGAAGACTTTCCTCTTTTATAAATGTACCATCGTATGTAAAATACATCCGTTTTTCTGGAATATCACACAAAAGTATAATATGTTTTTTAATAGGATCAATAGTAAAGTCACAAATTTGACTATATTCTCCGGGGCCTTGGCCTTTACTATCTATTTTACTGATATATTTTCCGGTTATATCAAATATGAATATATTATGTAATTGTCTGTCATAAATAAACAGTCTGTTNAGACTTTCCTCTTTTATAAATGTACCATCGTATGTAAAATACATCCGTTTTTCTGGAATATCACACAAAAGTATAATATGTTTTTTAATAGGATCAATAGTAAAGTCACAAATTTGACTATATTCTCTGGGGCCTTGGCCTTTACTATCTATTTTACTGATATATTTTCCGGTTATATCAAATATGAATATATTATGTAATTGTCTGTCATAAATAAACAGTCTGTTATCATCCATAAATATCCTTCTTATACTTGTCATAAGTGACTCTTCAGTAGTTTCCAACACAATTGCTTGCGGTTCTTTAAAGTAAACTGTATCTTGAAATGATTCTTTTATCGATGACAAAGTAATGGTTTTAACCCCCTTAGAATTAATTCCCGCTTTTTGAGCATTTCCTTTAAAACTGGAAAATAAGAGAGCAAGTACGCACGTAGCTGTGATTATAAGTTTT
This window harbors:
- a CDS encoding TonB-dependent receptor, with amino-acid sequence MNRSEFYLLKTLYKNTVGILRFVTVLLFLEGSICAAHPTYSQTTLISLDLSDKTIKEVFKEIENNSEYIFFYYDNVLDVNRKVHLHVKDQTVHEILDRLFKGTTTTYFIKDRQIFISKKNPVEPAEKTIPSPSVSQERHLVTGKVLDETGEPLPGAAVMVQGSTRGVTTDLDGSFEIEVTPKDKLVISFLGMKEQTIAVAKQQTIIVKLQQKADELQEVTVVGYGKQKKASVIGAISSIQVADIKQPVGKISTSLAGQMAGIVAVQRSGEPATSAEFWIRGINTFGANNTPLVLVDGIERPLNLVDAQDIETFSILKDATATAIYGVRGANGVLLITTRKGKEGKPVINASVEYGFLSPTRMPEMADAMQFIDMYNDVYRDQYGHPYFTPEMRQKYLSGEDPDLYPNVNWMKEIYKNTTTSQRANVNVTGGGKNIRYYVAGSIYNENGVFNAVSGDEYNPSLKWTKYNFRSNIDINLHRTTVLSLYLSNQFDVKNQPNSSSSDPWGGDLWQVTFKTVAIATPKVYSDGKLACPVGATNPYNLLNNTGYTQVFNNNAQSLVSLEQDFSELITEGLKANVKFSWDAVNSSSVNRYKDPTTWEAAGRNENGDLIYNSTPSHTGRNEYLKVSNGSWGNRTIYLEASLTYERLFAQKHRVGGLFLFNMREQNTNQPADYISAIPHRNQGIAGRATYSFMDRYFLEGNFGYNGSENFAPGRRFGFFPSIAAGYLISNEKFWTSLSSVLSSLKFKGSYGKVGNDEIGGGRRFAFNTEMQNSSSFVFGQGGENNIGGIATGYPGNPNVSWEEATKLNVGVELELFRTLKLNIDYFHEKRNGIFIERESVPSAVGVNVNPYVNLGRMKNEGIDASMEYNRTIGKVSVSARGNFTFNRNLKLYDDKPTPVWAYRSYAGRPYLQDFGLIALGYFESEQDIAESPVHSFGNVRPGDIKYKDINGDGVVNSNDQVPIGRTPVPEINYGFGVSAGWNGFDVSVFFQGIGNVTNLIGGPTIWGFYEANFLLNNVYSDVADNRWTVENPDPAAKYPRMDLHENVNNKQMSTAKLRDMSFIRLKNAEIGYTFPRELTRKIGFSTIRVYAQGVNLFTFSKFKLWDPEISSDEGSQYPNMRIMNVGLNLNF
- a CDS encoding RagB/SusD family nutrient uptake outer membrane protein, which gives rise to MKQQFLYVLVCFAGSIFFSSCESYLSHYMGDQMTIEEVFSKKETTEQYLAKVYSYLPNEIRAVWEAMTGCSDEAYYSWTTGQMFQNQNNGSWSPALPDYHQWSHYYEAINQATVFIDHVDECRDEKVSDMRRAEMKAEARFLRAYYYFLLFRQYGPIYIWGDQAADINIRPEEIDRHTVDYCVDFIAGEFDKAAEDLSLTVNESAWGARVTKGTALAAKSRLLLYAARPLYNGCEFYKGMTNQWGEKMFPQAKEDAKWRKAADAAKAVIDLGVYELYQDLAETDPLQRGIKSYQGIYFKKWNKELIWARYYDGEVWNARCLPSGILEGGIAGYGPSMKLVDTYPMQESGRFPVSGYLADGTPVVDPQSGYIADGFTDNWIHPIEKTDISVKDREVPLPIKVHNSCVGRDARFYASILFNGAYWQTPYNGAKLVTFYKGGTSSYGQASGDFNKVGFLFRRMTDPANNYVANEWGNFSWPYIRLGEVYLNYAEACNEMSPRNEKEALLYINKIRNRSGLKKLEIAYPEVIGNQELFRKLLQKERAVEMAFENLRYWDERTWMIAATECNGPRYGLNLTATNYEDSWKRTDKNFTPLVFEMKHSLFPIYQGQLDEMRNITQNTGW
- a CDS encoding DUF1735 domain-containing protein, with the protein product MKCSTSLLYIFFFLFFSTACEDHRLEGMVDDRVYLLASGWQSPEMDRTEAISYSVIIYKSGLGVTEAEVALEIDETVLAEYNRTSAKKYRLLPSACYKMERTTCRIGKEAPLEKVVVTLDGGAIYLLQGLYATEYVLPLRLISLNGIAVDSIQSTVLVAPKIN
- a CDS encoding FISUMP domain-containing protein; the protein is MRTCLINRIGGVFLLMICLLAFSHCSKDEVIVQENNSKILDIYPQVLPFSNLQDTALVNITAPGNSWTATVSDTVKWLSVVQDGNLLTVYIQANAGEKRSTEIKIEAAEGDSRLVKGLLVIQDPAIVEESTVIKVPDFSDSYLYTIRVKGEKIGEICKEFLKSGETEEQAVVIYPMKNGQIDLSDGYVLNGGKVSWEDGSCIYTPGPEKNASTVYILKDGSYSSQGTSNTVDAELVPEVLTDLRGNETNVYGITKVADTYWITKNLNTTKFTDGSDIPTNINQSDWSMLSTPGCAVYECDDANDMNHPNYRFREIMGVLYNAYAVQHPLLAPKGWRVATKEDWNRIVEYLGGAGIAGAHIKETGTDTWGHGSWDGEEDNLVNTGATNYSGLSCRPAGYRHFLARNNYHSIGWYCYFFVNTPVDGKLAIVYCGFDSTGFGFGAEPLEEGCPIRLVRE
- a CDS encoding 6-bladed beta-propeller, which encodes MKKELIITTLCVFLILFSNFKGNAQNSGIDSKGVKTITLSSIKESFQDTVYFKEPQAIVLETTEESLMTSIRRIFTDDNRLFIYDRQLHNIFIFDITGKYISKIDSKGQGPGEYSQICDFTIDPIKKHIILLCDIPEKRMYFTYDGTFIKEESLPDFYLKLTTDGNYIYFEKGTLKIEDYQLHILNTKTGEKRERLESLNIKNFYYANGNLFSRGKNILFVRRYDNSIYELKNGEVIKKYQVDFKEHSVPDWLTKEEKTEVVAQECRKHDYIFSMTNVVDTDNYMMFYTNRGICLYDKTANILTGYKQMINSTWNPLFNDLFTFYFPLENTNKIVCSIDEPSYIKKIADLIIAQPDKIEAKKFKKEHPKLVEEIIHIGSKMTEDNNPVLFIYEFKK
- a CDS encoding 6-bladed beta-propeller, with the protein product MGLKINFICMKKKLIITATCVLALLFSSFKGNAQKAGINSKGVKTITLSSIKESFQDTVYFKEPQAIVLETTEESLMTSIRRIFMDDNRLFIYDRQLHNIFIFDITGKYISKIDSKGQGPREYSQICDFTIDPIKKHIILLCDIPEKRMYFTYDGTFIKEESLNRLFIYDRQLHNIFIFDITGKYISKIDSKGQGPGEYSQICDFTIDPIKKHIILLCDIPEKRMYFTYDGTFIKEESLPDFYLKLTTDGNYIYFEKGILEANDYQLHILNTKTGKKQERLKALNIKNNFYTPGNLFSQGKDILYVRRYDYSIYELKNGEIAEKYHIDFKKHSFPDRLMIEEEARVISNECSKYDYIFSMTSVIDNDNYMMFYTNRGICLYDKKNNVLMGYKQMINSTLGPMNYPFTFYFLLENTNKIVCSIEDPSFIKRIAKRLTEHSDEIEIKKVKKEHPEYVKVIMNLGSKMTDDNNPVLFIYEFKD